Proteins encoded in a region of the Candidatus Nanosynbacter sp. HMT-352 genome:
- the rsmD gene encoding 16S rRNA (guanine(966)-N(2))-methyltransferase RsmD codes for MRVRIVSGEFGGRFIKTPPGSTTHPMGERVRSAMFNSLGESIRGARVLDAFAGSGAVGLEALSRGAESAVFVERDRVAQRVIAENISILGVEEKSIVIKTTIVNWLESTSSTGEFDIIFADPPYHNPQFSTVSKLMRLLKPGGFMILSHPGIGEVPVQDKTVVVDSRSYGEAHLTKFLRLE; via the coding sequence GTGAGAGTTAGGATTGTCTCTGGCGAATTTGGCGGACGATTCATAAAAACCCCGCCAGGCTCAACGACTCATCCTATGGGTGAGCGAGTGCGTTCAGCTATGTTCAATTCTTTGGGTGAATCGATACGCGGCGCGCGGGTTTTGGATGCTTTTGCGGGGTCTGGTGCTGTTGGATTAGAGGCATTAAGTCGCGGCGCAGAGTCGGCGGTTTTCGTGGAGCGAGATCGAGTTGCTCAGCGAGTAATTGCTGAAAACATAAGCATTTTGGGCGTCGAAGAAAAATCTATTGTAATAAAAACAACGATAGTAAATTGGCTAGAAAGCACGAGTTCAACAGGGGAGTTCGATATTATTTTTGCTGATCCGCCATACCATAATCCACAGTTTTCCACAGTTTCTAAGTTAATGAGACTACTCAAACCGGGTGGATTTATGATATTATCACATCCAGGAATAGGTGAGGTGCCAGTTCAAGACAAAACTGTTGTGGTGGACAGTCGTAGTTATGGGGAGGCGCACCTCACCAAGTTCCTACGATTGGAATAA
- the recG gene encoding ATP-dependent DNA helicase RecG, producing MKLTTPLEQIKGVGPKTAQALAAAGLKTISDALDFLPRAYDDYSTAVNITDLQPGKVTVKARCESVSTRIVRRGLRITTAVLADKSGKVKAVWFNQPYRETQLKSDAEFIFSGQFGMNYNSYQINNPSVELAKEIAKTAAENNSGIQPVYKSIKNLRPKTVQDLMKNIRPIMDFLPETLPENIIRRQKLVSRSEAVKFLHAPKTHEEISRGRERLAFEELFEMILAAQFNKQEQTRLTGWKIPFNKSVVKSFVDQLPFPLTNAQRRAAWQILQDLESDHPMNRLLQGDVGSGKTVVAGLVAAEVAKAGFQTAIMAPTEILAQQHAKTLDELLSPFGVSVALLTGHVKGAARSQLLDNLASGNIDVVVGTHALIQEKVAYHKLGFAVIDEQHRFGVKQRQALLEKSDFMPHLLSMTATPIPRSLALTLYGELDISILDELPSGRQPIQTKIWSPASAPKLYESIENELAKGRQAYAICPLIDDNPDNDKKSVEAEYNKLSKTIFNHRRVGLLHGKLPVEEKAEVMQKFADGELDMLVGTTVVEVGVNVPNATVMLIENADNFGLSQLHQLRGRVGRGKHQSFCHLMMSGHDKPSQRLQEIEKSQDGFYLAEVDLKLRGPGEIYGKMQHGDLNLKIASLADTALIARAQVEAERFVKEGQDLLQYNHLAHAVSRYQRLTVLN from the coding sequence ATGAAATTAACAACTCCTCTCGAGCAAATTAAAGGCGTAGGGCCGAAAACTGCTCAGGCTCTGGCGGCGGCTGGTCTTAAAACGATTTCTGACGCTTTGGATTTTTTGCCGCGAGCATATGACGACTATTCAACCGCGGTTAATATCACAGATCTTCAGCCGGGAAAAGTTACGGTTAAGGCGCGCTGCGAGTCGGTTTCGACGCGTATTGTTCGGCGTGGACTTAGAATCACGACCGCGGTTTTGGCGGATAAATCAGGCAAAGTTAAGGCGGTTTGGTTCAATCAGCCGTACCGCGAAACGCAATTAAAATCTGATGCGGAATTTATTTTTTCTGGTCAATTTGGAATGAATTATAATAGCTATCAAATCAATAATCCGTCCGTCGAGCTGGCAAAAGAAATTGCCAAAACTGCTGCGGAAAATAATTCAGGAATTCAGCCAGTTTATAAGTCGATCAAAAATCTCCGCCCAAAAACCGTGCAAGATTTGATGAAAAATATTCGTCCAATTATGGATTTTTTGCCTGAAACTTTACCGGAAAACATTATTCGGCGCCAAAAATTAGTTAGTCGTTCTGAGGCGGTTAAATTTCTTCACGCGCCAAAAACTCACGAGGAAATTTCTCGCGGTCGTGAGCGCCTGGCGTTTGAGGAGTTGTTCGAGATGATATTGGCGGCACAATTTAATAAGCAAGAACAGACCAGATTAACAGGCTGGAAAATTCCGTTTAATAAGTCGGTCGTAAAGAGTTTTGTTGATCAATTGCCGTTTCCTTTGACCAATGCTCAGCGCCGAGCTGCGTGGCAAATTCTGCAAGATCTGGAGTCTGATCATCCGATGAATCGGTTATTACAAGGGGATGTTGGCTCGGGAAAAACTGTCGTTGCGGGTCTGGTGGCCGCAGAAGTGGCGAAGGCTGGTTTCCAGACGGCAATTATGGCGCCAACGGAGATTTTGGCGCAGCAACATGCGAAAACGCTTGACGAGTTATTGTCGCCATTCGGTGTGTCTGTTGCGCTTCTGACGGGCCACGTGAAAGGCGCGGCGCGCAGTCAATTATTGGACAATCTGGCTAGCGGTAACATTGACGTTGTGGTCGGCACGCATGCGCTAATTCAGGAAAAAGTTGCGTATCATAAATTGGGATTTGCGGTGATTGACGAGCAGCATCGATTTGGCGTGAAACAAAGACAAGCTTTATTGGAAAAGTCTGATTTTATGCCGCATCTTTTAAGTATGACCGCCACGCCGATTCCGCGCAGTCTGGCGCTGACATTGTATGGAGAATTGGATATTTCTATTTTGGACGAGTTGCCCTCTGGCCGTCAGCCGATTCAGACTAAGATTTGGTCGCCAGCATCAGCTCCGAAGCTTTACGAATCGATTGAAAATGAGCTAGCCAAAGGTCGCCAAGCTTACGCTATTTGTCCGTTGATTGATGATAATCCAGATAATGATAAAAAATCGGTGGAGGCGGAATATAATAAATTGTCTAAGACTATTTTCAACCATCGTCGAGTTGGGCTGTTGCACGGAAAGCTTCCTGTCGAAGAAAAAGCTGAAGTGATGCAGAAATTTGCGGACGGCGAGCTGGATATGCTAGTCGGCACGACTGTGGTTGAGGTTGGTGTGAATGTGCCGAATGCGACGGTGATGTTGATTGAGAATGCGGATAATTTTGGATTGAGTCAGTTGCATCAATTGCGCGGGCGAGTTGGGCGTGGGAAGCATCAGAGTTTTTGTCATTTGATGATGAGCGGCCACGATAAGCCGAGTCAGCGACTTCAGGAGATTGAGAAGTCGCAAGACGGATTTTATTTGGCGGAGGTTGATTTGAAATTGCGTGGACCTGGCGAGATTTACGGCAAAATGCAACACGGGGATTTGAACTTGAAAATTGCCTCGCTGGCGGATACGGCACTAATTGCTCGCGCTCAAGTCGAAGCTGAACGCTTTGTCAAAGAGGGGCAAGATTTGCTACAATATAATCATCTGGCGCACGCCGTCAGTCGCTATCAGCGATTAACTGTTTTAAATTAA
- a CDS encoding HAD-IIB family hydrolase — protein sequence MKKIIGFDLDDTLAITKSPISDRMAGILSRLLENYDVCVITGGTFQQIKKQVIDRLNVTPELLQKFHAMPTCGTRYYRFDAADDEWKIQYANDLSDEQKTQITTALEEVAKEMGIWCENPAGEIIEDRHSQITMSALGQQATPEDKYEWAEKYKDVRPIYRDKVAERLPGLEVRIGGTTSTDITLPGIDKAYGIGRLLELNGWSKEETLFFGDKIEEGGNDFPVKQMGVDSIGVRGWEDTAYALEGINAVS from the coding sequence ATGAAGAAAATTATCGGTTTTGATTTGGATGATACACTAGCAATTACAAAGTCGCCAATTAGCGATCGTATGGCTGGAATTCTTAGTCGATTACTTGAGAATTATGATGTTTGTGTGATTACGGGCGGCACGTTTCAGCAGATAAAGAAGCAGGTGATTGATAGGTTGAACGTTACTCCAGAGTTGCTTCAGAAGTTCCACGCGATGCCGACTTGCGGTACTCGATATTATCGATTTGACGCCGCCGATGATGAATGGAAAATTCAGTATGCGAACGATTTGTCTGACGAGCAAAAAACTCAGATAACTACGGCGTTGGAAGAAGTTGCGAAGGAAATGGGCATTTGGTGTGAGAATCCTGCGGGTGAAATAATTGAAGATCGACATAGTCAGATTACTATGTCGGCTTTGGGTCAGCAAGCTACGCCTGAAGATAAATATGAGTGGGCTGAAAAATATAAGGACGTTCGTCCGATATATCGCGACAAGGTTGCGGAGAGGCTGCCTGGACTTGAGGTGCGAATTGGTGGTACGACTAGCACTGACATCACGCTTCCGGGAATTGATAAGGCTTATGGAATTGGCAGGCTGCTTGAACTGAATGGCTGGTCGAAAGAAGAAACACTGTTCTTTGGCGACAAAATTGAAGAAGGCGGTAATGATTTTCCAGTGAAGCAAATGGGCGTAGATTCAATTGGCGTGAGAGGCTGGGAGGATACGGCTTACGCTCTGGAAGGCATCAACGCCGTTTCGTAG
- the tyrS gene encoding tyrosine--tRNA ligase, translated as MKLSEELQWRGFWNQTTFTDDKIIDSENFTLYLGTDPSADSLHVGHLAVYMMVRHFLERGHKVFLLVGGGTGMIGDMRDTEERNLLPYEEIEHNKQALKSQVSRIFAGRNFTLVDNADWLADLELLPFLRDIGKNFNMADLVSREFFKARINNGKGLSFAEFTYTLLQGYDFWHLFNQYGVNLQIGGSDQWGNLLSGVDLIRKKENTEVYAMTAPLLINKSTGRKFGKSEGGAVWLDENKTSVYKFYQFWLNVDDESAIEYMKIFTMLDRDTIEAIAENHAVNPGARSAQKVLAREVTDIVHGVNRRESVERVTEVLFGGGDFKKLSDDDLGALAEEIPCVDAGIDVIGALVESGAVGSNGEAKRLLKSGAISLNGEKLAENKVVNDTSLLKKGKNTFVLIMEGGE; from the coding sequence ATGAAATTATCAGAAGAATTACAATGGCGTGGATTCTGGAATCAGACCACATTTACTGACGACAAGATTATCGATTCGGAGAATTTCACGCTCTATTTGGGGACGGATCCTTCGGCAGACAGTTTGCACGTGGGGCATTTGGCAGTTTATATGATGGTTCGGCATTTTTTGGAGCGCGGACATAAAGTGTTTTTGCTCGTTGGCGGCGGCACAGGAATGATTGGCGATATGCGCGATACGGAAGAGCGAAATCTGCTTCCGTACGAGGAAATTGAGCATAATAAGCAAGCCTTAAAATCACAAGTTTCACGAATCTTTGCTGGACGAAATTTTACTTTGGTTGATAACGCTGACTGGCTGGCTGATCTGGAATTGCTGCCGTTTCTTCGCGATATCGGTAAGAATTTCAATATGGCAGATTTGGTGAGCCGCGAATTTTTCAAGGCGCGCATTAATAATGGTAAGGGCCTGAGTTTTGCGGAATTCACTTACACTTTACTTCAGGGCTATGATTTTTGGCATCTATTTAATCAATACGGCGTGAATTTGCAAATTGGTGGGTCGGATCAATGGGGTAATTTATTGTCCGGCGTGGATCTGATTCGCAAAAAAGAAAATACTGAAGTTTACGCAATGACTGCGCCTCTGCTCATCAATAAGTCAACTGGTCGTAAATTTGGCAAATCTGAAGGTGGCGCAGTTTGGCTTGATGAAAATAAAACCAGCGTCTATAAATTCTACCAATTCTGGCTGAATGTTGATGATGAGAGCGCGATTGAATATATGAAGATATTTACGATGTTGGACCGCGATACGATTGAAGCTATTGCTGAAAATCACGCCGTTAATCCAGGTGCGCGTTCGGCGCAGAAGGTTTTGGCTCGCGAAGTTACTGATATTGTCCATGGCGTTAATCGGCGCGAATCAGTGGAGCGGGTGACTGAAGTGTTGTTTGGCGGCGGCGATTTTAAGAAATTGTCGGACGATGATTTAGGCGCTTTGGCTGAGGAAATTCCTTGCGTTGATGCTGGAATTGATGTGATTGGAGCGTTGGTAGAATCTGGCGCAGTTGGCTCTAACGGCGAAGCAAAGCGATTGTTAAAATCTGGAGCTATTAGCCTAAACGGCGAAAAACTTGCCGAAAATAAAGTCGTCAATGACACGTCGCTACTGAAGAAGGGTAAAAACACATTCGTATTAATTATGGAAGGGGGTGAATAA
- a CDS encoding transglycosylase domain-containing protein has protein sequence MKKRTTISTAGHGSSDKKSPSKRMNLYANLAQKHKTKKDKDSRARAEYLATLPKHPVKRFFYRLHPKRLAKYWFSKRGGLMALKILGVSILLMLLLIGGMFAYFRKDLDKIRPGELAKRVQTTVTKYYDRNDNLLWEDKGTGNYQLVVESNQISDYLKKATVAIEDRDFYKHHGVSISGIMRAMLSTASRRQVQGGSTLTQQLVKQVFFADEAGDRSISGIPRKIKEIILAIEVERMYSKDQILSLYLNESPYGGRRNGAESAAQTYFGKHAKDLTLAEAALIAGIPQNPTYYNPYNTAGNKALIARQHTVLDYMAEQGVITKDEAEKAKKIDILSTLKPQTEQLENIKAPHFLLMVRNQLSKELGESVVGRGGLTIKTTLDWRIQEKLENEMKSFFATGRPDAVRISNGAATVEDVQTGQIVALVGSRDFNYAGFGQDNAAVSYIQPGSTIKSLVFAQLFDKHDSKQAYGSGTVLADENIDKLYGATLRNWDNKFMGAINIRRALALSRNVPAVKAAYIIGDGSAKPVVEGIRRMGNTNYCRQEENTGGYGLGAAIGACGTKQTELVNAYATLARMGIQKDSSSVIEVKNSQGETLKKWKDDGKQVLDSQSAYIVNDILSDRTPGLHGWMGVNGVRTSAKTGTSDKGSQPKDLWIVNYSPALVMGMWLGNSDTSVIGTSSSNFGMPVIRSVMEFAHTQVYAKEGKWKSGQWYQRPNGIQTVNGELYPSWWNKRQSQSTEKITFDKVSKKKATNCTPDGAKEEIEVTKVIDPLTKKESISVPAGYDANSEDDVHKCDDTKPQIGSTSVSRSGNKYTISVDVSAGTWELAAIEITVDGKSIKSSEITSGGKQTATVEFEEAGTHTVSVTVRDSAYYTATSSGSFQSK, from the coding sequence GTGAAGAAAAGGACTACGATAAGCACTGCCGGACACGGCTCAAGCGATAAGAAATCTCCGTCAAAACGGATGAACTTATATGCCAATTTGGCGCAGAAACATAAGACAAAAAAAGACAAGGACTCACGCGCACGTGCGGAATATTTGGCAACTTTACCAAAGCATCCCGTAAAGCGATTCTTTTATCGATTACATCCGAAGCGACTAGCGAAATATTGGTTCTCCAAGCGCGGCGGACTAATGGCGCTGAAAATTCTTGGCGTCAGTATTTTGTTGATGCTGCTACTTATCGGCGGAATGTTCGCTTACTTCCGTAAAGACCTCGATAAAATTCGCCCTGGCGAGCTTGCTAAGCGCGTTCAGACGACCGTCACTAAATATTACGACCGCAACGATAATTTGCTTTGGGAAGATAAAGGTACGGGCAATTATCAATTGGTTGTCGAATCTAACCAAATTAGCGACTATCTAAAAAAAGCCACCGTTGCAATTGAAGACCGCGATTTCTATAAGCATCACGGTGTCAGTATTAGCGGTATAATGCGCGCAATGCTCTCAACTGCTTCACGACGCCAAGTTCAAGGCGGATCGACTCTAACTCAGCAGCTCGTCAAGCAAGTCTTCTTCGCAGATGAGGCCGGCGACCGATCAATTAGCGGTATTCCTCGAAAGATCAAGGAAATCATCCTTGCAATCGAAGTTGAGCGCATGTATAGCAAAGACCAAATTCTGTCATTGTATCTGAACGAGTCTCCATACGGCGGTCGTCGTAACGGCGCAGAATCTGCCGCCCAGACATATTTCGGCAAGCACGCAAAGGATCTGACGTTAGCAGAAGCAGCGCTAATTGCCGGTATTCCACAGAATCCAACTTACTATAATCCATATAACACCGCTGGAAATAAGGCTTTAATTGCCCGACAACATACAGTTCTGGACTATATGGCCGAGCAAGGCGTTATTACCAAGGATGAGGCTGAAAAAGCTAAAAAGATTGACATTTTAAGCACGCTTAAACCTCAAACTGAGCAACTAGAAAATATTAAAGCTCCCCATTTTCTACTAATGGTCCGCAACCAGTTGAGTAAAGAACTTGGCGAATCGGTCGTTGGACGCGGTGGATTGACGATTAAGACCACTCTTGACTGGCGAATTCAGGAAAAACTTGAAAATGAAATGAAATCGTTCTTTGCAACTGGTCGACCAGACGCTGTGCGAATTAGTAACGGCGCCGCAACGGTCGAGGATGTTCAGACTGGACAAATCGTAGCGCTTGTTGGTAGCCGTGACTTTAATTATGCCGGTTTCGGACAGGATAATGCCGCAGTTTCCTATATCCAGCCAGGTTCCACGATTAAGTCGCTTGTCTTTGCTCAATTATTTGACAAACACGACAGCAAGCAAGCATACGGTAGTGGCACGGTCTTAGCTGATGAGAACATTGATAAACTGTACGGCGCGACCCTAAGAAACTGGGACAATAAGTTTATGGGTGCCATCAATATTCGAAGAGCACTAGCCTTGTCACGAAACGTTCCTGCAGTTAAAGCAGCTTATATTATAGGTGACGGATCTGCAAAACCAGTCGTCGAAGGAATTCGCAGAATGGGCAACACTAATTATTGCCGCCAAGAAGAAAACACTGGCGGATACGGACTTGGTGCAGCAATTGGAGCATGCGGAACCAAGCAAACTGAACTAGTCAACGCCTACGCTACATTAGCTCGAATGGGTATCCAGAAAGATAGCTCAAGTGTTATTGAGGTGAAAAATAGCCAAGGCGAGACCTTAAAGAAATGGAAAGACGATGGAAAGCAGGTTCTTGATTCGCAATCGGCATACATAGTGAATGATATTTTGTCCGATCGAACTCCTGGACTTCACGGCTGGATGGGCGTCAATGGCGTTCGAACTTCTGCGAAGACCGGTACATCCGACAAAGGCTCGCAGCCAAAAGACCTCTGGATTGTTAATTACAGCCCAGCCCTAGTTATGGGAATGTGGCTCGGAAACTCTGACACCAGCGTAATAGGCACCTCGTCTTCTAACTTCGGTATGCCGGTCATCAGAAGTGTTATGGAGTTCGCTCACACCCAAGTCTATGCCAAAGAAGGTAAATGGAAATCGGGTCAATGGTATCAACGACCAAACGGAATCCAGACTGTCAACGGTGAACTCTACCCGTCATGGTGGAATAAGAGACAAAGCCAATCTACAGAGAAAATCACCTTCGACAAAGTTTCTAAGAAAAAGGCGACAAACTGTACACCAGATGGCGCCAAGGAAGAAATTGAAGTAACGAAGGTTATTGATCCTTTGACCAAGAAAGAATCTATTAGCGTTCCCGCCGGATACGACGCCAATTCTGAAGATGATGTTCACAAATGTGACGACACTAAGCCTCAAATTGGATCAACGTCAGTATCTCGCAGCGGCAATAAATATACTATAAGTGTAGACGTTTCAGCAGGAACTTGGGAGTTAGCTGCAATAGAAATTACCGTTGACGGGAAGAGCATTAAGAGTTCAGAGATCACGTCAGGTGGCAAGCAGACTGCTACTGTAGAGTTTGAAGAAGCCGGAACTCATACAGTTTCCGTAACCGTCAGAGATTCAGCGTACTATACCGCAACTTCAAGCGGCAGTTTCCAATCTAAATAG
- a CDS encoding PIN/TRAM domain-containing protein — protein sequence MKDFYGLIIITMLLGLAAEVYFLAKPRRNSSMGVAPILVDTSVLMDGRVTELAKTGFLLGKIIVPRSVLTELQLLADGADHDKRERARFGMDVVKELKDILKSSFELYDDNIRVPEGVDSRLLKLAKEMSAAVLTLDYNLNKVAQVDGVKVLNINELAKSLRMSYLPGDELDLELSQKGQDSHQAVGYLKDGTMVVVENAKRYIGQTKKIEIIRSLQTDAGKMMFAKLVAEQKKPVKQKASVPKKRTNSRSKTSAQHEAELINLVNKQ from the coding sequence ATGAAAGATTTTTACGGATTGATAATAATTACGATGTTGCTTGGCTTGGCGGCCGAAGTTTATTTCTTGGCAAAACCGCGACGAAATTCGTCGATGGGCGTGGCGCCGATCTTGGTTGACACGTCAGTACTCATGGATGGGCGAGTGACTGAACTGGCGAAGACCGGATTTTTATTGGGAAAAATTATTGTGCCAAGGAGTGTATTGACAGAATTGCAATTATTAGCCGACGGCGCAGACCACGATAAGCGTGAAAGGGCGCGATTCGGTATGGATGTTGTGAAGGAGCTTAAGGATATTTTGAAGTCTTCATTCGAGCTTTACGATGACAATATTCGCGTGCCTGAAGGTGTGGATTCTCGCTTGTTGAAATTGGCGAAGGAGATGAGTGCAGCAGTGCTGACTCTTGATTACAATTTGAATAAGGTAGCACAAGTTGACGGCGTTAAGGTTTTGAATATCAATGAGCTGGCGAAAAGTTTGAGGATGAGTTATCTACCTGGCGATGAGCTGGATTTGGAGCTGTCGCAGAAGGGGCAAGACTCTCATCAAGCGGTTGGCTATTTGAAAGATGGAACAATGGTGGTTGTTGAGAATGCCAAGCGTTACATTGGGCAAACGAAGAAGATTGAGATTATCCGAAGCTTGCAGACCGACGCTGGAAAAATGATGTTTGCGAAGCTTGTGGCTGAGCAGAAAAAACCTGTAAAGCAGAAAGCTAGCGTTCCCAAAAAGCGCACAAATAGTCGCTCAAAAACATCAGCTCAACACGAGGCTGAGCTGATTAATTTAGTAAATAAGCAGTAA
- the radA gene encoding DNA repair protein RadA, with protein sequence MAKARSQFVCQQCGASFSKWAGRCENCGEWNSLVEQVVSSGGSSVVDKSAGRGKALKTSSIREAASESGLERLSTGIDDLDTVLGGGFLVGGVVLVAGQPGIGKSTLLAQVAAYIAKAKSVLYVSGEESVSQVKLRAERLGAADSEKMQLASSNSAEDIAASIQQGGYDLAIVDSVQTISLSEISSAPGSVSQITNSSNVIIRAAKASGTAVILVGHVTKEGSIAGPKILEHLVDVVLNFEGDRYGGFRVVRTQKNRYGSTNEAAIFEMDEQGLRIVKNPSAELLSERQNLDGSIVLATMEGARPLLVEIQALVNPTNFGYPKRTASGFDLNRLNLLVAVLEKRTKLKLADKDIYVNVVGGLKLNDPAADLAVAMAIASASAGRSLDEGAVVFGEIGLGGEVRSATNWQARIKEAKKLGFTYAIAPKVHKDKFIKGVSDMRQALIDYLQ encoded by the coding sequence ATGGCGAAAGCTAGAAGTCAATTTGTTTGTCAGCAGTGCGGGGCTAGTTTTTCAAAGTGGGCTGGCAGGTGTGAAAATTGTGGGGAATGGAATTCGCTAGTCGAGCAGGTCGTTTCTTCTGGCGGGTCATCTGTTGTTGATAAATCTGCCGGGCGCGGCAAAGCCTTGAAAACGTCTAGCATTCGTGAAGCTGCCTCTGAGTCTGGATTAGAAAGATTAAGTACGGGAATTGACGATTTGGACACTGTTTTGGGTGGTGGATTTTTGGTTGGCGGCGTGGTATTAGTGGCGGGTCAGCCAGGAATTGGGAAAAGTACGCTTTTGGCGCAAGTTGCGGCATATATTGCCAAGGCAAAATCGGTGCTATATGTAAGCGGCGAGGAGTCAGTTTCTCAGGTGAAGCTTCGTGCGGAGCGTTTGGGTGCGGCTGATTCGGAAAAAATGCAGCTAGCGTCCAGTAATAGCGCGGAAGATATTGCAGCGTCAATTCAGCAAGGTGGATATGATCTGGCAATTGTCGATTCGGTTCAGACAATTTCTCTCAGTGAGATTTCCTCGGCTCCTGGGTCTGTCAGTCAAATCACCAACTCGTCAAATGTAATCATTCGTGCCGCCAAAGCTTCGGGTACGGCGGTGATTTTGGTTGGTCACGTCACTAAAGAGGGCTCAATTGCTGGTCCGAAAATATTAGAGCATTTGGTGGACGTTGTGCTGAATTTTGAGGGCGATCGATATGGCGGTTTTCGAGTCGTTCGTACGCAGAAGAATCGATATGGTTCGACTAACGAAGCGGCAATTTTTGAAATGGACGAGCAGGGGCTAAGAATCGTGAAGAATCCGTCGGCGGAACTTCTGTCAGAGCGGCAGAATCTGGATGGATCAATTGTACTGGCGACCATGGAAGGTGCGCGTCCGCTTTTAGTGGAAATTCAGGCGCTAGTTAATCCAACGAATTTTGGCTATCCTAAGCGCACGGCGAGTGGTTTTGATCTGAATCGATTGAATCTATTGGTGGCGGTTTTAGAGAAGAGAACCAAGTTGAAGTTGGCGGACAAAGATATTTATGTCAATGTGGTTGGCGGGCTGAAATTAAATGATCCAGCCGCTGATTTGGCTGTAGCGATGGCGATTGCTAGCGCTAGCGCTGGGCGAAGTCTGGACGAAGGCGCCGTAGTGTTTGGCGAGATTGGTTTGGGTGGTGAGGTTCGCTCGGCAACGAATTGGCAAGCTCGAATTAAAGAGGCGAAGAAACTAGGCTTCACTTATGCGATTGCGCCAAAAGTTCATAAAGATAAATTTATAAAAGGCGTCAGCGATATGCGACAGGCGCTGATTGACTATTTACAATAG